The Hippocampus zosterae strain Florida chromosome 2, ASM2543408v3, whole genome shotgun sequence genome contains the following window.
taaggcgttcttcgacgaaaaaaaagacgaccatgtatagtaaggcgtttttcgacgaaaaaaaaacatgtatagtaaggcgtttttagctagaaaaaagcgaccatgtatagtaaggcgtttttagccggaaaaaaacgaccatgtatagtaaggcgtttttagccaaaaaaaaccgaccatgtatggtaaggcgtttttcgacgaaaaaagacgaccatgtatagtaaggagtttttagccgaaagaaacaaccatgtatagtaaggcgtttttagaccaaaaaaacgaccatgtgtagtaagccgtttttagaccaaaaaaacgaccatgtatagtaaggcgtttttagctggaaaaaaaacgaccatgtatagtaagccgtttttcgttttttttttttcatcgaaaaacgccttactatccattgtcgttttttagtcgaaaaacgccttactatacatggtcgttttttggggctaaaaacgcggtcgtttttttcggctaaaaacgccttactacacatggtcgttttttttttcgtcgaaaaacgccttactatacatggtcgtttttttcatcaaaaacgccttactatacatggtcgtttttttccagctaaaaacgccttactaaacatggtcgttttttttggctaaaaacgccttactatacatggtcgtttttttcggctaaaaacgcctgactatacatggtcgttttttttcgttgaaaaacgccttactatacatggtcgtttttttcgtcgaaaaacgccttactatatatacatggttggttttttcggctaaaaacgccttactatacatggtcgtttttttcggctgaaaacgccttactatacatggtcgtttttttcgtagaaaaacgccttactatacatggtcgtttttttcagctaaaaacgccttactatacatggtcgtttttttcagctaaaaacgccttactatacatggtcgttttttttcttcgaaaaacgccttactatacatggtcatttttttcggctaaaaacgccttactatacatggtcgtttttttcggctgaaaacgccttactatacatggtcgtttttttgggctaaaaacgccttactatacatggtcgtttttttcggctaaaaacgcctgactatacatggtcgttttttttcgttgaaaaacgccttactatacatggtcgtttttttcgtcgaaaaacgccttactatatatacatggttggttttttcggctaaaaacgccttactatacatggtcgtttttttcggctgaaaacgccttactatacatggtcgtttttttcgtagaaaaacgccttactatacatggtcgtttttttcagctaaaaacgccttactatacatggtcgtttttttcagctaaaaacgccttcctatacatggtcgttttttttcgtcgaaaaacgccttactatacatggtcgtttttttcggctaaaaacgccttactatacatggtcgttttttttggctgaaaacgccttactatacatggtcgtttttttcatcaaaaacgccttactatacatggtcgtttttttcgtcgaaaaacgccttactatatatacatggttgtttttttcggctaaaaacgccttactatacatggtcgtttttttcggctgaaaacgccttactatacatggtcgtttttttcatcaaaaacgccttactatacatggtcgtttttttcggctaaaaacgccttactatacatggtcatttttttcgtctaaaaacgccttactatacatggtcgtttttttcggctaaaaacgccttactatacatggtcattttttttgtccgaaaacgccttactatacatggtcgtttttttttttcgtcgaaaaacgcattactatacatggtcgttttttggaggctaaaaacgccttaccatacatacatggtcgtttttttttggctaaaaatgccttactatacatgggcgtttttttccagctaaaaacgccttactatacatggtcgtttttttccgctgaaaacgccttactatacatggtctggctttttttgcggctaaatacgccttactatatcgatggtggggtttttttcgacCTCGGTCAAGTGGgtcggaccattaaaatgataccatactttgctatgaaccaaaaaaaaataagtctttCCTTTggtttggtataaagaagcacaagaacatttggaaaatgttgaaatttaatgaacgtatcttttacaaaacatttcatgaagcaccttccatttccttcaacaaatgtgcaatttactttcatcattcacatatatgcattgcaactgatcgcattgattgtacaaactttaacaagtaattggtatttaaaaatatagtaatgcacttcatgattaaacaagatttatacaAAAAGGAagctttaaaccatttacacgtgcatataaaatctaaatgtaatccctgcctacaccttacaaactaaggagagtgctattgctcgcgtctgctgtcatgggtctgtctcagtgacggactgaggctgctgtcgtcttcttctctggtcaaaaccTCTAGCGGacactcaatgaattgcaccctattaaaaatattcattcttttatgcatttttttcatttttaaaggctCTTCTTTCACGCCACACTTCGGCCTCTTTCGGCTGCGTGATGGGTGTGGGCgagaatggggaaaaaagcgCCACCTGCTGCCCTCATTGTTGACTCGTACCAATTGAGAACGAATGAGGGGATGACTAATTTTGACATCACATGTCAGTGAGAATAGTTTGTTGAAATTTCAGACAAAAAATTCCCGCAATGTCTGTTCTTTAAAAAAGAGATAATTTGCAGTTTTTCTAAATATGTTAGTTAATGTGCTGTTATATGCTTCCAAAGTTCAATATTTAGTAGTCACTATTTCAGACTGTTTTATTCCAGGAAAAAATGCAGACCGCTGATGTGGAAGCACACAAACGTGGGAATTGTTTTGCGTTAAGGTGGACAAAATCGTGACGTTTTGGTTGCCTGAAAGCATTCTCAAAGGTTTACCTGAGATCTATCAAAATGTaacgttgtcggcaggattcgaacctgcGCGGGGAGaccccaatggatttctagtccatcgccttaaccactcggccacgacaacgaTACGTAACAATCGCAAGATTTTTCTTTTATAGAAAAAACAATTTGTAGCGCTCAAAGTCAAAAGCCTGAATCTCTATTTCGTTGTTCGATAGTTCTCTGACGTccgtcaatttttttgtgtgtacgtTACATATTCATATAATGTATATCTCCATTTTAGTTTTCTCATGAACCGGAAATTCTTCCGTCGTTCACTCCCCCTCCTTCTTCGCTTCGTGTTAACATTTTGAACTTCATTCATGTGGTAAGTCCGGTCCGCTGCGGCCGACAAGTAAAATGTTTTGTAGCATTTTATgttgacacacaaaaaacaaaatgtaactgCAGGCAAAGTAAAAGCGAACGTTGTGTGAATGGCACTTCAAACGACCTCCACACGAGCAAAGTGCTCAGCTCGCCGAGCTAATGCTAACGAGCATGTTCAGAAACGTcgttctgtttctttttttttttgcaagagctGGGACGAACGACTAAACTCGTAATCGCACGGTGCTTATGCGACAATGGCTAGTGTAAACACGCGGTCAATGCAATACACGATTTGGGATTAAACGGGCGTATTGGGTTCCGATTGAGAACGGCCCAAGACTCAAAAGTTTGTAGGGCAACTGCCTTCTGTTGTCTGTCGACCCACATTTGCTCGGGAAACGTCATCAAAATGATTCAAATGAAAACGAGAAAATACTATAGTACTCCGGGTGAAGCTAGACCTTTTTTTAGGAGACCTATTTTGAAAATCTACTTGAATTTGTTGCATTTGAAGGGTGTCAATAGACTACCGGAAGTCGATTTCGGCACTTACTTGAACGAACGTCGTTTTGAGCTTGATTCATCCTCACCGCCTGTTTTCGTGCCACAACCTGTTGttgcagacatgtttttattttcaatgtcaaTTTGAAGGATGTTAACAGTCACGtgacgtcgttttttttttgtttgtttgcgtttCAGAGTGTCCCCGGGAGTCTGTAAAGCGCGCGATGGCAGGCCCGGAGCTCCTGCTGGACTCAAGTATCCGTTTGTGGGTCGTTCTGCCCATTGTCTTTAtcaccttcatggtgggcgtcaTCCGCCATTATGTCACTCAGCTGCTGCAAAGCGACAAGAAGGTGGACCTGGAGCAGCTTTCCGACAGGTCGGATTAGATCCTGTTGATATGTTCCCATAGCATGACAAAAGCGACCTTGACTCCTAAGTTGTTTTATTTCGTGACCTCAAGTGAAGAATTCTGATTTGGGATGTGTGCTTCCCTTCAGTCAGGTGCTCCTGCGCAGCCGCATCCTCCGAGAGAACGGCAAATATATTCCCAGACAGGTGAGCGGGCGCAGTTCCTTCCGTGTTCGTTTCTTACCTGTTGCGGCTCATGTGCGGCACATATGTgacaacgacgacgacggcggtcCCGTGACATGAAAGTGTCACTTTGTACGGACGGCCATTTGAGCCTTGATTTGATATGGTCCATGTGCTACTTTGGCCACAAATAAGGTGCTCGAATAAGCGCTCAGGTGGCTCTATGGGATGCCGTTCCGATGACTCCAacccagtttgtgtgtgtgcgtgtgtgtgtgcagtcgtTCACAATGAGGAAGCACTACTTCAACAATGTGGAAACGGGCTTCTTCAAGAATGTCAAGAGGAAGGTGGTCCCCAAAAACCCAATCACAGGTGTGTCTGAAATGGCCTCGCTCACAGAAATGGACACCCGCGCGCCGCCGGTCCGCTAGCGCTCGTTTGGCATTAGCGCGTCAGCCTTTGTTACTATGCGCCTTGCAGACACCAGCATGCTGACAGACATGATGAAAGGAAACCTGACCAACGTCCTGCCCATGATCATGATCGGCGGCTGGATCAACTGGGCCTTCTCTGGATTTGTCATAAGTCAGCTCCGCCGCGGCGTGCGTTTTTCGCCATGTCATACGCAGCGCCCGGCGCCAACCCTTTTCCTCCATCTAGCCAAGGTTCCGTTCCCGCTGACGCTGCGCTTCAAGCCCATGTTGCAGCGCGGTATTGACCTGCTCACGCTGGATGCGTCCTGGTTCGTATGGTTCAAACGCACGCTCCTCACACAAGTGAtttggagagggtgggggggtgaagggATGAACGCTCACCATCTCCGCGTGACCTTGATTTGACCTTCTGCCAAcgagcaaaatggccgactgcCTAATCCGGATTCTTTCTGTTGCAGGGTGAGCTCCGCGTCCTGGTACTTCCTGAACGTGTTTGGCCTCAGGAGCATGTACAGCCTCATCCTGGGACACGACAACGGTTAGtgttgtcgccccccccccccccccccctcacacacaagcAAAGTGCATCTCAGCGCTTCTCCTTCCTTGCCAGCCGCCGATCAATCGCGGGTCATGCAGGACCAGATGACCGGCGCCGCCATGGCCATGCCCCCGGACCCCAACAAGGCTTTTAAGGTGATGTTTAtattttggagggggtggggggtctctTCTGTCTGACTCATCTGTCAACGTGCCGCTTGCAGAGCGAGTGGGAGGCACTGGAGATTGTGGAGCACAAGTGGGCCCTGGAGAACGTGGAGGAGGAGCTGATGGCCCGAGAGCTCAACCTGGCGGGCGTCTTCAGCTAAGACCTCAAAAGTCTGCCGTCCTGGAGCGGGGCTGGGGCAAAGCGTcgctcgggggggtggggggggggggcttccttcGCTCACTTGGCCCACTGACGTTTTGTCAGCCATAATGTTCCTTTGACCCTTCAACCTGCTTTCACAAAATCATTTGAATTACTCaatatttttgtacaaaaaaaaaatctaatacaaaaataagtttgaaaagtacttcaatttgCTAATTTGCAAATATTTAGGAAATTAACTTGATTCCGTTCGAATACTACAAATGAaattttgttgttaaaaaacGCTTTGACTTCTTTGATGTCACAGATCAACTTGCTTTTTGTTCATCCTTAATTTATAAATAAAGGTTTTGAGTTGTACcacattgacccccccccctgcttgtTGAAAGGAGAAGACAAGGTGGCGATGGTGACGTgggtgtcattttatttcaaaagtcTTATAAAATCTTCGCATTTCTGACAAAACAGGAAGACCAGAGAAAGCCTGACCAGTTTCCATAAAAAGAAGCTCTGTTagaaaaatactgtacagcatcacggctgtcaatcaaaacatttttttgggggggtaggggggggggtaaagaagCGCCTCCGTGGCCTCTCCGGGTCACCCAATAAATAGTACAAGCAAAATATACAAAAGAACAAAATCCTCAAGTCAACATGTACGAATGTGGCAATGGAAACATGAAAGGAGACCAATCATGATTGACAAAATCAAAGCGGTCGAGCGGCAAATTTGGTTCAAATTCATACAATGCCTCCGTCCTGTCCAATCAATCGCcgacgtcattttttttccttttgtttttgtccaatcaaATTTGATGAGGGAAAGCCATGAATTCAGAAACTTGAGTGGCTGAAGAAAGTGTCCGTCAGTCCGACTGGAATGAGATTTTCATTGTCCAGATGGGTCTCTCAAGACGATCTGATTGGATGAGTCTCTTTCAATTCAGAGACTTCCATCCAGCGATGGGAAAATGACGCTTcaaaggtggattttttttgggactcTTCCAGATGGCACCCCCTCTGTTCCAACATTGGGCTGAAAGCAGACGCCCTCCCTCGCGCTCATCTTTATTTCAACCAACAGTGCCATCTACAGGagtcaaaaatacaacaactgcTTCACGAtgcaaaatgaagcttcatttgcCCATCTTTGAATTTGTCGATTTCTCTCGGTCCAGTCAAGCGAGCGTCCGAATTGGTCGATTTTTCTTCATCCGACGAGTACGCGGTGTCTCGGAATTCCGCGTTGCGTTATCGTCACCCAATCCATCGCGTATGTGAATTCATAAATTTCGTCTCTGCCAATCAATTTGGCCCCTCAAAGTGGTTCCATGATCATGGTTGTTTTTGGCCAATGACAGTCGGCGTTGAATCATAGCTTGCGAACTGGGCAACTGTTGTCActgcaatgtttaaaaaaaagaaagaaagaaagccacTACTCATAATTGTCGAGCCGCCAAAGCCGTCCGTTTCTTGCTCAGTCCGTCTCCATGGTGAGCTCGGCGAGGGCGGAGGCGCACGGCAGCGTCACGGCGGCGACGTCCGTctgcgaggcggcggcggcggcgggcgagCTCGTCGGGGGCGCGGCCACGCGCGGTTTCCTCATCTTGTCTTGCCGATGGTAGAAGAGCACGTAGGCCGCGTTGGTCTGCCgcacgcaaaaacaaaaacccttcTTTAAGTTTGCGCTTCAAACCGTCGTACGACGTCATCTCTCATCTTGGAAATGGATGAACGGGCTACGGCAAAAGCCGACTCGAGTCCAGAAAATACGCATTCAAACAGGAACATGAAGGTGGACTCACCATGATCTGCTCCTCTGTGGCGTACGTCACTTTGCTGTCGTCAAAGTAGTACCAC
Protein-coding sequences here:
- the zgc:86609 gene encoding ER membrane protein complex subunit 3-like — its product is MAGPELLLDSSIRLWVVLPIVFITFMVGVIRHYVTQLLQSDKKVDLEQLSDSQVLLRSRILRENGKYIPRQSFTMRKHYFNNVETGFFKNVKRKVVPKNPITDTSMLTDMMKGNLTNVLPMIMIGGWINWAFSGFVITKVPFPLTLRFKPMLQRGIDLLTLDASWVSSASWYFLNVFGLRSMYSLILGHDNAADQSRVMQDQMTGAAMAMPPDPNKAFKSEWEALEIVEHKWALENVEEELMARELNLAGVFS